The proteins below come from a single Tachypleus tridentatus isolate NWPU-2018 chromosome 13, ASM421037v1, whole genome shotgun sequence genomic window:
- the LOC143239626 gene encoding uncharacterized protein LOC143239626: MGSVFLSQWATFFHNRWSATVPFSLCLQVHLDELGLSLDDIAVSTDKLIPPCLITIPKCDFSLSHLKKADTSDWKYRLLFAEHLSNHLSIPIYTDGSKSGDSVGSAMMQLSHTESHLQLLCLLPNCTPFLLLWIILKLCSTQIVLFIPISVALCKPWNLFISVFTLFLLIFETDWPISLYHLLLFSFSGYLATWVFMGTCLLMSQSVCSGTVTAMSVPYMDYSPVFKARLHASWQSTWSEQHHNKLFQIKLSFAVLLL, from the coding sequence ATGGGttctgttttcctttctcagtgggccacATTTTTTCATAATAGATGGTCTGCTactgttccttttagcctttgtcTTCAGGTGCacttggatgaattgggtctatctttGGATGACATAGCTGTATCCACAGATAAGCTCATCCCACCATGCCTAATTACTATCCcaaaatgtgacttttctttgagtcatctgaagaaggcagatacttcTGACTGGAAGTATcgtcttctatttgctgaacatctttcgaaccacctttccattcccatttatacagatggttcaaaatcaggtgactctgtgggctctgccatgatgCAGTTGTCGCACACAGAATCccatctacagcttctgtgtttactgccaaattgtacgccatttctcttgctctggatcatattgaagctatgcagtacacaaattgtactatttataccaatttCTGTAGCTCTCTGTAAGCCCTGGAATcttttcatttcagttttcaCCCTATTCTTGTTGATATTTGagaccgactggcccatttctctctatcatTTACTTctgttcagtttttctggatacctggccacATGGGTATTCATGGGAACGTGTTTGCTGATGTCGCAGTCAGTCTGCTCTGGTACTGTAACTGCCATgtctgtcccatacatggactacagtcctgtattcaaggctcggctccacgccagttggcagtcaacttggagtgagcaacatcaTAATAAACTTTTCCAAATCAAACTGTCTTTTGCTGTTTTGCTTCTGTAA